The following are encoded together in the Candidatus Tumulicola sp. genome:
- a CDS encoding acyltransferase, protein MKALGQLDFKSNAIGFLRLLLAVIVVWSHSFSIGQFGYRNFDPISSWSHWQFTAGELAVGGFFTLSGFLITRSREHLDSTTFLWHRILRIFPGFWVCLIVTAFVLVPIAYAHEFGTLHGYLRLDPWLYVLKNASLVTVQTSIGNIGSNDFINQSLWTLQWEFICYLMASIIIGSSTAPWRLRIVAIGTASVMLTIAILIVTVPDAAYGQINTLVLFLYFGCGSLAYLTRDRVPMRWWIVAAAVVATIATGPTPAWRVVAPPCIAYLALFAAANLPIKGFDRKVDLSYGIYIYAFPLQVLLFTFGCNTWGFVPYFALSLAVSTVAAYLSWTFVERPALSLKALHSVSSGEL, encoded by the coding sequence GTGAAAGCTCTCGGTCAGCTCGACTTTAAGTCGAACGCGATCGGCTTCTTGCGGCTTCTATTAGCCGTTATCGTAGTTTGGTCGCATTCGTTCTCGATCGGACAGTTCGGTTACCGAAATTTCGACCCGATCTCTTCGTGGAGCCACTGGCAGTTCACGGCCGGTGAGCTGGCGGTCGGGGGATTTTTTACACTGAGCGGTTTTCTCATTACGCGAAGCCGCGAGCACCTGGATAGCACCACGTTCCTGTGGCATCGCATCCTTCGGATATTCCCCGGCTTTTGGGTGTGCCTTATCGTGACGGCGTTCGTCCTCGTTCCAATCGCGTACGCGCATGAGTTCGGGACTTTGCACGGCTACCTTCGACTCGACCCATGGCTTTACGTTCTCAAGAACGCTTCACTCGTAACGGTGCAGACTTCTATCGGGAATATCGGATCTAACGATTTTATAAACCAATCGCTGTGGACGCTGCAATGGGAGTTTATCTGCTACCTGATGGCGTCTATCATAATCGGCTCCTCGACTGCACCGTGGCGCCTTCGGATCGTCGCTATCGGTACCGCGAGCGTGATGCTGACGATAGCGATTCTCATCGTTACAGTGCCGGATGCCGCCTACGGTCAAATCAACACGCTGGTTCTGTTCTTGTACTTCGGCTGTGGTTCGCTGGCGTACCTCACGCGCGATCGAGTCCCCATGCGTTGGTGGATCGTCGCGGCCGCAGTAGTTGCCACAATCGCTACGGGGCCGACCCCGGCTTGGCGCGTGGTCGCGCCCCCGTGTATTGCGTACCTTGCGCTATTCGCCGCTGCGAATCTGCCGATCAAAGGCTTCGACCGGAAGGTTGACCTGTCGTACGGCATCTACATCTATGCCTTCCCGCTGCAGGTGTTGCTGTTCACCTTTGGATGCAACACCTGGGGGTTCGTTCCGTATTTCGCTCTGTCGCTAGCGGTTTCGACGGTCGCCGCGTATCTTAGCTGGACGTTCGTGGAGCGTCCCGCT
- a CDS encoding fasciclin domain-containing protein translates to MALALVIAGSVTTVAFAQSAMQDPMVGGAAMYPSKNIVQNAMNSPDHTTLVALVKKAGLVATLEGPGPFTVFAPTNAAFAKLSQATVDKVTGDKALLVKVLTYHVVPGRIDSKQLAQMISAGGGKAMLKTVDGESLTASMDGNSIVLTDAHGGVATITTADVYQSNGVIHVINSVLVP, encoded by the coding sequence ATGGCGCTCGCGCTCGTCATCGCTGGAAGCGTGACGACGGTCGCCTTCGCGCAAAGTGCGATGCAAGACCCGATGGTCGGCGGCGCGGCCATGTACCCCAGCAAGAACATCGTGCAGAACGCGATGAACTCGCCAGATCATACGACGCTGGTTGCCTTGGTGAAGAAGGCAGGCTTGGTCGCGACGCTCGAGGGTCCGGGGCCGTTCACGGTGTTCGCGCCGACCAACGCCGCGTTCGCAAAGCTGTCGCAGGCGACCGTCGATAAGGTCACCGGCGACAAAGCCCTCTTAGTGAAGGTCCTCACGTATCACGTGGTTCCGGGCCGCATCGATTCGAAGCAGCTCGCGCAGATGATCTCGGCCGGCGGCGGTAAGGCCATGCTCAAGACGGTCGACGGCGAGAGCCTCACCGCTTCCATGGACGGCAACTCGATCGTGCTGACCGACGCACACGGTGGCGTGGCCACGATCACGACCGCGGACGTCTATCAGTCCAACGGCGTAATCCACGTAATCAACTCGGTTTTGGTCCCCTAA
- a CDS encoding TadE/TadG family type IV pilus assembly protein encodes MIRAKHSERGASMAETAITMSVVLLLLFGIIDFGRATYTYSWVANSARLGARWMIVRGSLSCTSGNGYVIDNCSAGSTGLQTYVQSLNTGMMTTSSITATETPVSCPTGAATNGPGCVVSVTVRYPFAFIAPFFPRAGIAMQSTSQMVISQ; translated from the coding sequence ATGATCCGCGCGAAGCATTCCGAGCGCGGCGCGAGTATGGCCGAAACGGCGATCACGATGAGCGTCGTGCTGCTGCTGTTATTCGGCATCATCGACTTCGGCCGCGCAACCTACACGTATTCGTGGGTCGCAAACTCCGCTCGTCTGGGAGCGCGTTGGATGATCGTTCGCGGCTCGCTGTCGTGTACCAGCGGCAACGGCTACGTGATCGACAACTGCAGCGCGGGAAGCACCGGGCTGCAGACGTACGTCCAGAGCCTCAACACCGGCATGATGACTACGAGCAGCATCACGGCAACCGAGACGCCTGTGTCGTGTCCGACCGGAGCGGCGACCAACGGCCCCGGCTGCGTCGTCTCGGTGACGGTCAGGTATCCGTTTGCGTTCATCGCGCCCTTCTTCCCACGGGCCGGGATAGCGATGCAGAGCACATCGCAGATGGTCATCTCGCAGTAG
- a CDS encoding TadE family protein codes for MVEFAILAPVMIFLAIGMIDTGRYAYYSILAANAARAGAQYGSLDLEHVSQAVPIAAAATADAQSLAQFHTTPTCLVAVNNGSMSACPTSGSSPLTPGSVYYVQVTTTGSFTPLFPYPGIPNPVTVTGSSTMRVVNQ; via the coding sequence ATGGTGGAATTCGCGATCTTGGCGCCGGTCATGATCTTCTTGGCAATCGGCATGATCGATACCGGGCGGTATGCGTATTATTCAATCCTAGCTGCCAACGCGGCGCGAGCCGGCGCACAATACGGTTCGCTAGACCTCGAGCACGTTTCGCAAGCCGTTCCGATCGCCGCTGCCGCGACTGCCGACGCTCAGTCGCTAGCGCAGTTTCATACGACGCCGACGTGCCTGGTGGCCGTCAATAACGGCAGCATGTCGGCATGTCCGACCAGCGGTTCGTCACCCTTAACGCCGGGGTCCGTGTATTACGTCCAAGTCACGACCACCGGCTCGTTCACGCCGTTGTTTCCCTACCCAGGCATTCCGAATCCGGTTACCGTCACCGGCAGCTCGACCATGCGAGTCGTGAATCAATGA
- a CDS encoding pilus assembly protein TadG-related protein: protein MIASHSERGQVLPLIAVSLAVLMLFAGLAVDVGYWSYQQRQQQNAADAAALGGAQALLAAGCSSATSAQTAGQHDAQANGYTNGSGGVTVTINSPSVIGPYAGQSCSVSAVVTNTKVNRFFTGMLGQGKTIPVSTQAVATLISNNNGCIFLMDPTKTFQLNGVNITAPTCGIMANSSMVQTNGGTVSVAGFGYAQSLQNNATSFPKATPQKIPTFADPCSEITGCSYLAANPQPTSNCQSVQLNGGSKTINGGTISNPVCFSQIQVNGGTLTMTSGIYTMTGIFQQNGGSVVGSNVTFYNAPGGSLQFNGSSEAFTPMTTGPTAGVLVYQVPSNTNIVQFNGGTNSLGGLIYAPGAMGQVNGTGGQYAVMVFDTMQFNGTNTADYAGPTTGNSLIKNPTLAQ from the coding sequence ATGATCGCAAGTCACTCAGAGCGCGGGCAAGTTCTACCGCTGATCGCCGTCTCTCTCGCAGTGTTGATGCTGTTCGCCGGCCTGGCGGTCGACGTCGGCTATTGGTCGTACCAGCAGCGCCAGCAACAGAATGCAGCCGACGCTGCCGCGCTCGGCGGCGCGCAAGCGCTGCTGGCCGCGGGGTGTAGCAGCGCAACATCCGCGCAAACCGCCGGACAGCATGATGCGCAGGCGAACGGCTACACCAACGGCAGCGGTGGTGTCACGGTAACGATCAACAGCCCGTCCGTAATCGGCCCGTACGCCGGCCAGAGTTGCTCGGTCTCGGCAGTTGTCACGAACACCAAAGTGAACCGCTTTTTCACGGGTATGCTGGGTCAAGGAAAAACGATCCCCGTTTCGACTCAGGCAGTTGCCACGTTGATTTCGAACAACAACGGATGCATCTTCCTGATGGATCCGACGAAGACGTTCCAGCTCAACGGGGTGAACATCACAGCTCCGACCTGCGGCATCATGGCCAACAGTTCGATGGTGCAAACGAACGGCGGAACCGTATCGGTCGCCGGCTTTGGATACGCGCAGTCATTGCAAAACAACGCCACGTCGTTTCCGAAAGCCACGCCACAGAAAATCCCGACTTTCGCCGATCCGTGTTCTGAAATTACGGGTTGCTCCTATTTAGCCGCGAATCCTCAGCCTACGTCGAACTGCCAGTCGGTTCAACTCAACGGTGGCTCGAAAACGATCAATGGTGGCACCATTAGTAACCCCGTGTGTTTCAGTCAGATTCAAGTCAACGGCGGAACGCTCACGATGACGTCTGGAATCTACACCATGACGGGCATCTTTCAACAGAACGGCGGCAGCGTGGTCGGTAGCAACGTTACCTTTTACAATGCACCCGGCGGCTCTCTCCAGTTCAACGGCAGTTCTGAAGCGTTTACGCCAATGACGACCGGTCCGACAGCGGGCGTCTTGGTCTACCAAGTCCCCTCAAATACGAATATCGTACAGTTCAACGGTGGAACGAACAGTCTGGGCGGACTCATTTATGCGCCGGGTGCGATGGGCCAAGTCAATGGAACCGGTGGTCAATACGCGGTGATGGTGTTCGACACGATGCAGTTCAACGGAACGAACACCGCCGATTACGCAGGACCCACCACCGGAAACTCGCTCATTAAAAACCCGACGTTGGCGCAATGA
- a CDS encoding pilus assembly protein N-terminal domain-containing protein: MISLTRMLVAVAVAFGITVCAMPAVADQVTMISIQSGHSVVLKASGLSRVAVGDGQIAGALPIGTSQVVINGKEPGHTTVFIWANGHRTAYEVTVTAQEMDDVAEMLRSAISAPQVQVVSFGHSIVVRGTVGDGAQFQQVTNVIARFDAMMKEQKGVIVNAVTITQNLGDLQKAIANIPGATNIRVDPDGKGNVIVSGNATDAVTAQAILDRARGLSGPYLASNGQLIDRLSSLENSQIDIKVYVLEVDKTAQSNLGLQLFAAQPVTGQIVPNFIAPAIPFIESPSGLGRAFTVSPFYRTQTLAPTLNLMMQEGHVKTLASPNLVTSPGNKASFLVGGSIPVVTTSGLGSVNVQYQPYGVQLNVTPIILGNGSIEAAITPDISALDYANAVEVSGFLIPALTESKLSTDVITRPGESIVMGGLVQRITRKIVNKIPLLSDIPILGKLFTSTQYQNSATDVVFVMTPEIVNR, translated from the coding sequence ATGATTTCGTTGACTCGTATGCTCGTCGCAGTGGCCGTCGCCTTCGGTATTACCGTATGCGCCATGCCGGCTGTCGCCGATCAAGTAACTATGATCTCGATCCAGTCGGGACATTCGGTCGTGCTGAAAGCATCGGGCTTGTCCCGCGTCGCCGTCGGCGACGGCCAGATCGCCGGCGCGTTGCCGATCGGGACCTCACAGGTCGTGATCAACGGCAAGGAGCCGGGGCACACGACGGTGTTCATTTGGGCAAACGGCCACCGCACTGCATATGAAGTAACGGTCACCGCACAAGAGATGGACGACGTCGCGGAGATGCTGCGTAGCGCCATCTCGGCGCCGCAAGTGCAGGTCGTCAGCTTCGGCCATTCGATCGTGGTACGCGGCACGGTAGGCGACGGAGCCCAGTTCCAGCAAGTCACCAATGTCATCGCCCGCTTCGACGCGATGATGAAAGAGCAAAAGGGCGTCATCGTTAACGCGGTCACGATCACCCAGAACCTCGGCGACCTGCAGAAGGCGATCGCGAACATCCCGGGCGCAACCAACATTCGCGTGGACCCGGACGGCAAGGGCAACGTCATCGTCAGCGGCAACGCGACCGACGCCGTTACCGCCCAGGCGATCCTCGACCGGGCGCGCGGCCTGTCGGGTCCCTATCTCGCCAGCAACGGCCAGCTAATCGACCGGCTCAGTTCGTTAGAAAACAGCCAGATCGACATCAAAGTGTACGTGCTGGAGGTCGATAAGACGGCCCAGTCCAACCTCGGCCTGCAACTGTTCGCCGCGCAACCCGTAACGGGCCAGATCGTCCCCAACTTCATAGCGCCGGCGATCCCATTCATCGAGTCGCCGAGTGGGCTAGGTAGAGCGTTTACGGTCTCGCCGTTCTATCGAACGCAGACGCTTGCTCCGACCCTCAACCTTATGATGCAAGAAGGCCACGTAAAGACGCTTGCCAGTCCGAACTTGGTTACGAGCCCAGGAAACAAGGCCTCGTTCCTGGTAGGCGGGTCGATACCGGTCGTCACGACGTCCGGTTTAGGGTCCGTCAACGTGCAGTATCAGCCGTACGGCGTGCAGCTGAACGTTACGCCGATTATTCTGGGGAACGGGTCGATCGAAGCGGCCATAACGCCGGACATCTCGGCGCTCGATTATGCTAATGCCGTCGAAGTTTCGGGATTCCTGATTCCGGCGCTGACGGAAAGCAAACTTTCAACCGACGTGATTACACGGCCGGGCGAAAGCATCGTCATGGGTGGACTCGTGCAGCGCATAACGCGGAAGATCGTCAACAAGATTCCGCTACTCTCGGACATCCCGATCCTTGGAAAACTGTTTACCTCGACGCAGTACCAAAATTCAGCGACCGACGTGGTCTTCGTAATGACCCCTGAGATCGTAAATCGCTAG
- a CDS encoding Flp family type IVb pilin, with the protein MIKSFKSMIRDEEGATMVEYGLLVAFIALVALVGVKVLGSSLSAMFSAVATSV; encoded by the coding sequence ATGATCAAGTCGTTCAAGTCTATGATCCGCGATGAAGAAGGCGCCACAATGGTCGAATACGGCCTGCTCGTTGCCTTCATTGCTCTCGTTGCCCTCGTCGGCGTCAAGGTGCTCGGCTCGAGCCTGAGCGCAATGTTCAGCGCCGTCGCAACGTCGGTCTAA
- a CDS encoding prepilin peptidase, which yields MIPIWLAVAWCAVASYGDVRTRRIPNWLTGSLALAALAIHSFYGLRAALISLLVMAVLTAAGTLVYSRGGIGGGDIKLAIAASGMLSYPLCLPFLLYSAIGGGVLAVGFLIMRRPSRASASGKRETLPYAVAFVFGALLVALSQTYAPFLRITI from the coding sequence TTGATACCGATATGGTTGGCGGTTGCGTGGTGTGCCGTCGCCAGCTACGGCGACGTTCGAACGCGTCGCATTCCGAACTGGCTCACCGGATCGCTGGCGCTCGCGGCGCTGGCGATTCACTCGTTTTACGGCCTTCGCGCCGCGCTCATCAGTTTGCTGGTGATGGCCGTTCTCACGGCCGCTGGCACGCTGGTCTATTCGCGCGGCGGTATCGGCGGCGGCGATATCAAACTCGCCATCGCGGCATCGGGTATGCTCAGCTATCCGCTATGTCTGCCGTTCTTGTTGTATTCGGCGATTGGTGGCGGGGTGTTGGCGGTCGGCTTCTTGATCATGCGTCGGCCGTCGCGCGCGAGCGCCTCCGGCAAGCGCGAAACCCTTCCCTACGCGGTCGCATTCGTTTTTGGGGCGCTACTCGTGGCACTCTCGCAGACCTACGCTCCCTTTTTAAGGATAACGATTTAA
- the cpaB gene encoding Flp pilus assembly protein CpaB has protein sequence MNVRRTTLLIAIVLAVGTGWLTLTYLSSLRPANSEPRQVVVATQDIAARERITPQMFHVETRDAKTLQPDAISDPSRMAGALALITIPAGSQITASDVGTNVESALPVRLRPGMRAVSIPVDHVKGVSGLIQPGDRVDVIAVPPKDGDSPGKAVTIMRGIRVLAVGSTLEYASATPSPQDQGAPTVTLEVNPKQADLLTWADSDATIRLALRSPLEPIRSEPVEALVINSGDSAPAMLPPPGPVAPLTAPVAVAPVVAKPAANPVQVIIGDKIVDPSKAQ, from the coding sequence ATGAACGTTCGCCGCACGACGTTGCTAATCGCCATCGTTCTCGCGGTGGGGACCGGTTGGCTCACGCTCACGTATTTGTCATCATTGCGCCCTGCCAACAGCGAACCGCGCCAGGTGGTCGTAGCGACCCAAGATATCGCAGCGCGCGAACGCATCACGCCGCAAATGTTCCACGTCGAAACGCGCGACGCGAAAACGCTGCAGCCCGACGCAATCTCCGATCCGAGCCGTATGGCCGGCGCGCTGGCTCTGATCACGATTCCCGCCGGTTCGCAAATTACTGCGTCTGACGTCGGCACCAACGTCGAGTCGGCCCTACCTGTGCGGTTGCGCCCGGGTATGCGCGCAGTCAGTATCCCGGTCGATCACGTTAAGGGTGTTTCCGGACTGATTCAGCCCGGCGACCGAGTCGATGTGATTGCCGTCCCGCCGAAGGACGGCGACTCACCCGGTAAAGCTGTGACGATTATGCGCGGCATTCGCGTGCTGGCGGTAGGTTCGACGCTGGAATATGCCTCGGCAACGCCGTCACCGCAAGATCAAGGAGCACCGACCGTCACGCTCGAGGTGAATCCGAAGCAGGCCGATCTTCTAACATGGGCCGACTCCGACGCGACGATCCGCTTGGCATTGCGCTCTCCACTTGAGCCGATCCGCTCGGAGCCGGTCGAAGCGCTGGTTATCAATAGCGGCGACAGCGCACCGGCGATGTTGCCGCCGCCTGGCCCTGTCGCTCCGTTGACTGCTCCGGTAGCCGTTGCACCGGTAGTGGCGAAGCCCGCTGCGAACCCCGTACAAGTGATCATCGGCGATAAGATCGTCGATCCGTCGAAGGCACAGTAA
- a CDS encoding ATPase, T2SS/T4P/T4SS family, with product MPSCIALFIGSKGGAGATTLCKELTAALKPDGNVALVDADFSGRRSVALLHELVTNLDAARNMSSISSVRSDGVTVVELAHRYDAAFGLTEEDVRSFLDGMSGFDTVLVDAPQPFAAAVRPFVARATRFFVVLEPTLLGTAGAQALIADLQRFGIPADRIDVVTNARSEIGLVPRSEIEGVLGIHLAGEIPISTSRNYGRAIGQLKRYIESLVPAQPIGSLQPSVAAMGGDTPKRRSTFVSGNGTARKNDALEEERDAFKRDTHEALLREVDLVSASTAHTDAAKLAELRANVESVTARLVAQHQFRGSAEDLAQLRQEIVDEALGLGPLEDLIKDPDITEIMVNGADTIYVERNGVIEPTTKRFTDDRQLRLIIERIVTPLGRRIDESSPMVDARLPDGSRVNAIIEPLAIDGSILTIRRFGFHRLTAEDLIANNSIPAEVVDFLRAAVQARLNCVVAGGTGSGKTTFLNVLSNFLPDRERIVTIEDAAELLLNQSHVVRLESRPPNVEGKGQVHIRDLFRNALRMRPDRIIIGECRGSEALDMLQAMNTGHDGSLTTIHANSPRDALSRIETMVLMGGFDLPVRAIREQIASAIDLVVQISRMRDGSRKLVAVSEVVGMEGEVVTMQEIVRYSQHGVDADGKVIGEFAYTGVQPNCLKKFEEYGVPYDANPLNKLALLHSLW from the coding sequence ATGCCTTCATGCATCGCGCTCTTCATCGGTTCGAAAGGCGGGGCCGGCGCGACCACGCTGTGCAAAGAGTTGACGGCTGCGCTCAAACCCGACGGCAACGTCGCACTTGTCGACGCCGATTTTAGTGGCCGACGCAGCGTCGCGTTGTTGCACGAACTCGTGACGAATCTCGATGCCGCGCGCAACATGTCGTCGATTTCGAGCGTCCGTAGCGATGGCGTGACGGTGGTCGAATTGGCACACCGTTACGACGCCGCGTTCGGATTGACCGAAGAGGATGTGCGATCGTTTCTCGACGGCATGAGCGGCTTCGATACCGTGTTGGTCGATGCGCCACAGCCGTTCGCAGCAGCGGTGCGTCCGTTTGTCGCGCGGGCCACGCGCTTTTTCGTCGTGCTGGAGCCGACGCTCCTGGGAACGGCCGGGGCGCAAGCTCTGATCGCCGACTTGCAACGCTTTGGAATTCCAGCCGACCGAATCGACGTTGTAACGAATGCGCGCAGCGAAATCGGTCTCGTACCGCGCTCCGAAATCGAAGGCGTGTTGGGCATCCATCTCGCGGGCGAGATCCCGATCTCGACCAGCCGGAATTACGGGCGCGCGATCGGGCAGCTCAAGCGATATATCGAATCGCTCGTGCCCGCGCAGCCGATTGGCTCTTTGCAGCCGTCGGTCGCAGCGATGGGTGGCGATACACCGAAGCGGCGGAGCACGTTCGTGAGCGGTAACGGAACTGCGCGCAAGAACGATGCGCTCGAAGAGGAACGCGATGCGTTTAAGCGCGACACTCACGAGGCGCTGCTGCGAGAGGTCGACCTCGTTTCGGCCAGCACCGCGCATACCGATGCCGCGAAGCTCGCGGAGTTACGGGCCAACGTTGAAAGCGTAACCGCACGACTCGTGGCGCAACACCAGTTCCGGGGTTCGGCCGAAGACCTTGCGCAGCTCCGACAAGAGATTGTGGACGAGGCGCTGGGGCTGGGGCCGCTCGAAGACTTGATCAAAGATCCCGACATCACGGAAATCATGGTCAACGGTGCGGACACGATCTACGTAGAGCGCAACGGCGTGATCGAGCCAACCACCAAGCGGTTTACCGACGACCGGCAACTCCGCCTGATTATCGAACGGATCGTAACGCCGCTCGGCCGGCGCATCGACGAATCCTCGCCGATGGTCGACGCGCGCCTGCCCGACGGCTCGCGTGTCAACGCGATTATCGAGCCGCTGGCAATCGACGGTTCGATCTTAACAATCCGCCGTTTCGGATTCCACCGTTTAACCGCGGAGGACTTAATCGCCAACAACTCGATCCCCGCGGAGGTCGTGGACTTCTTGCGAGCTGCGGTACAGGCGAGGTTGAACTGCGTGGTAGCCGGTGGAACGGGCTCCGGAAAAACGACCTTCCTCAATGTGCTCTCAAACTTCTTGCCGGATCGCGAGCGCATCGTAACGATCGAAGATGCGGCCGAGTTATTGCTGAATCAGTCGCACGTGGTTCGACTCGAATCGCGGCCTCCCAATGTCGAAGGGAAAGGCCAGGTCCATATACGGGATCTGTTCCGCAACGCGTTGCGCATGCGGCCCGACCGCATAATCATCGGTGAGTGCCGCGGCTCCGAAGCGCTCGACATGTTGCAGGCAATGAACACCGGCCACGACGGTTCGCTCACGACGATCCACGCCAACAGCCCGCGCGATGCATTGTCGCGTATCGAAACGATGGTTTTGATGGGCGGGTTCGACTTGCCGGTTCGAGCGATTCGCGAACAAATCGCCAGCGCGATCGACCTCGTCGTACAGATTTCGCGTATGCGCGACGGCAGCCGCAAACTCGTCGCGGTCAGTGAAGTCGTCGGGATGGAAGGCGAAGTCGTGACGATGCAAGAGATCGTTCGTTACTCCCAGCACGGCGTCGATGCCGATGGTAAAGTGATCGGCGAGTTTGCCTACACTGGCGTGCAGCCGAACTGCTTGAAGAAGTTCGAAGAATACGGCGTACCGTACGATGCTAACCCGCTCAACAAGCTCGCGTTGCTGCACTCGTTATGGTGA
- a CDS encoding type II secretion system F family protein: MVTSLAPLAIFAGVAATVVLVFFSIWGSFNRRATAKVRGLSDRLDRAGIRMSAQDIVLTIAGCVVVVWIAILILLHPSLLMSLILGPVLAAAGALFFYTYLDFRMKRRLNAFIEQLELALRLIAGGIRVGLGLRQALTMVIDELPDPSKHEFRRVIGQTNLGISVYDAIDDMAERMPSNETLMLARVFRVQSQTGGDLSHILDQLAGTIKDRRQIQRKVSTLTAEGRMSAWVLTAIPLCLGLFIIVTQQDMGSALLFTNMGHIVIGIVLVLELLGYLWVRQLLKVNA, from the coding sequence ATGGTGACATCGCTCGCGCCGCTAGCGATTTTCGCCGGCGTCGCCGCCACCGTCGTTCTCGTGTTCTTTTCGATTTGGGGCTCGTTCAACCGGCGCGCGACAGCAAAGGTCCGAGGCTTATCGGACAGACTCGACCGGGCCGGCATCCGCATGAGCGCCCAGGACATCGTGCTCACGATTGCTGGTTGTGTCGTGGTCGTGTGGATTGCGATTCTGATTCTGTTGCACCCCTCTTTGTTGATGTCGCTGATTCTAGGGCCGGTACTTGCTGCCGCCGGCGCGCTCTTTTTTTACACCTACTTAGATTTTCGGATGAAGCGTCGGCTCAACGCGTTTATCGAACAGCTTGAGTTAGCGTTGCGCTTGATCGCGGGCGGTATCCGAGTTGGACTTGGACTGCGTCAGGCTTTGACGATGGTAATCGACGAACTGCCCGACCCCTCTAAGCACGAATTCCGCCGCGTCATCGGACAGACGAATCTTGGAATCAGCGTCTACGACGCGATCGACGATATGGCCGAGCGTATGCCGAGCAACGAAACGCTGATGCTTGCGCGCGTCTTCCGCGTCCAATCTCAGACGGGCGGCGACCTCTCGCACATTCTGGATCAACTCGCCGGTACGATCAAAGACCGGCGCCAAATTCAGCGTAAAGTTTCAACCTTGACTGCTGAAGGTCGCATGAGTGCTTGGGTGCTGACGGCCATTCCGCTCTGTTTAGGACTGTTCATCATCGTAACGCAGCAAGATATGGGCAGCGCCCTTCTTTTTACCAACATGGGGCACATCGTGATAGGGATCGTGCTGGTGCTCGAGTTGCTTGGCTACTTGTGGGTTCGACAGCTGCTCAAGGTGAACGCATGA
- a CDS encoding type II secretion system F family protein, which translates to MSVLPLQIIIAILFAALAFLLAISLIPSKSVLSEQLDALKAREPITGDGKKLGFLERMFGGDRRAWLRQQLIEAGWYTDTPAKFLLRVAAGACFGTIAALVLWQFVGLAAVWALIVAALLVLAGAYLPFIVLNRASEARKGAIQKTLPEFLDMVAATVQAGLALNAALAYAVDAAPGPLGEEIREALSEIRLGRPRADALRAVGDRTNQPDLRNALRVVTQAERMGANVAKLLNDLADEARNRRLMLVEEMAGKLPVKMTLPMIVFMIPSIFVIIFGTVAANYFAPK; encoded by the coding sequence ATGAGTGTACTACCACTGCAGATTATCATCGCCATTCTCTTTGCTGCGCTGGCCTTTCTCCTGGCGATCTCGCTCATCCCATCGAAGAGTGTGCTGTCCGAGCAGCTCGATGCGCTCAAGGCGCGCGAGCCGATCACCGGCGACGGAAAGAAACTCGGTTTTCTCGAGCGCATGTTCGGTGGCGACCGCCGTGCTTGGCTGCGCCAGCAACTGATCGAGGCGGGTTGGTATACCGACACGCCTGCAAAATTTCTGTTACGCGTCGCTGCCGGCGCCTGCTTCGGAACGATAGCGGCGCTAGTCTTGTGGCAATTTGTAGGATTGGCGGCAGTGTGGGCGTTGATCGTCGCGGCGCTGCTGGTGCTCGCCGGTGCGTATCTGCCATTTATCGTTCTCAATCGAGCGTCGGAAGCGCGCAAGGGCGCAATTCAAAAAACGCTTCCCGAGTTTCTCGACATGGTCGCAGCGACGGTTCAAGCCGGCCTCGCGCTCAACGCCGCCCTCGCATACGCCGTCGATGCCGCGCCCGGCCCGCTGGGCGAAGAGATCCGCGAAGCCCTCTCTGAAATTCGCCTGGGTCGCCCGCGCGCCGACGCGTTGCGAGCGGTCGGCGATCGAACGAATCAGCCGGACTTACGCAATGCGCTGCGCGTCGTAACTCAGGCCGAGCGTATGGGCGCGAACGTCGCTAAGCTGTTGAACGATCTCGCCGACGAGGCTCGCAATCGGCGCCTCATGCTCGTCGAAGAGATGGCGGGTAAACTTCCGGTAAAAATGACGCTTCCAATGATTGTGTTCATGATACCGTCGATCTTCGTTATTATTTTTGGTACCGTCGCAGCTAACTATTTCGCACCAAAATGA